GGCAGATGGTGTAGCAGTTCCTTCGGGGCCCTGGTGCCATATGGCACCAGGGCCCCTCCACGCGTTCCACAGAGAGGTGCAATGACAGCAGACGACTCGTTCGGCCGTCTCGATGACGACGACTACCCCGCCTACACGATGGGCCGGGCCGCCGAGATGCTCGGCACCACCCAGGGCTTCCTCCGCGCCCTCGGCGAAGCCCGCCTGATCACCCCGCTCCGCTCCGCGGGCGGACACCGCCGCTACTCCCGCTACCAGCTGCGCATCGCGGCTCGCGCGCGTGAGCTCGTCGACCAGGGCACCCCCATCGAGGCTGCCTGCCGCATCGTCATCCTCGAAGACCAGCTCGAAGAAGCCCAGCGCATCAACGCCGAATACCGCCGTGCCGCCGAGTCGGTGAATTCACCGCCCGCGGTCTGAGGTGACGCGCGCTCGACAGGTACCGGCGGGTTCCGCACACGCGGGGGTGAGGCGCATGGGTCGCTTCCTGTGGTGACAGGGTGTGCGGACGTTTAGCGTCTGCGTCAGCTGTCATGATTCGGAAGTTCCCCTTCGCCCATGTCTTCGGCGTGGGCATTCTGCTGTGCTGTGCCGCCGGAAACAGGGGCGATCACCTCCGCCTTCCGCATGTCGTGGGAGGCGTTCATCGACTGGAAGGCATGAGACACGGCTACGGGAACTGTGAAGTGGTTCAAGGCGGAGAGGGCTTCGCCTTCATCGCCCAGGACGGCGGCGGCGCGGACGTCTTCGCCCACTACTCCGCCATCAACTCGTCGGGCTTCCGTGAGCTCCAGGAAGGCCAGGCCGTGACGTTTGATGTCACCTAAGGCCCGAGGGACCCCAGGCCGAGAACATCAACCCCGCCTGACATCCTTCCCGCCCGCGCTCGGAGGGTACTGCTGCCCTGGGGCAGGCTTTGCTGTCCGACGGGTTCACCCGAACAGTCGGCGCCGCCTTCAGGCGACGGTGGCGGGATCTGGGGCGCACGTGATCAGGGCCGCGCAGCAACAGCTGCGCGGCCCTGATCCTGTCGGGACCGGCGTACGGGCCGATGAGGCCGGCGCAGGGCTGAACGGTACGGATCGTGCCACCGAAATAGTCGTGTCCTCCGAGCCGTGAAGGCTCTTCCTCTAACGCTGTGCTCCGGGTGGATCAATATCTATGACCGCGAGGTGAGGGTTTAACGCGCCACGCGGGGAGTGTTTTTACCGCGACTAACAGATTGGAATTATTTACCGTACGCGGGCCGCTACCGCATGCTACTGTCGATCTCAGTTGCAGTTGTGGTTCCCAAAACTTCAAGCGCCTTCGCCGGTATTTTCAGCCACTGGAAGCGTTTGCGTATTGCCGGTCATTTTCCGGACGGGGCATCATCGCGGCGACCCGGTATCCGCGCATCGCGGGTCCCGGCGTACTGCCCCAAAGGAGATATGACATGGCGTCAGGCACCGTGAAGTGGTTCAACGCAGCCAAGGGTTTCGGCTTCATCGAGCAGGACGGTGGCGGCCCTGACGTGTTCGCCCACTTCTCGAACATCGCCGCCCAGGGCTTCCGTGAGCTGCTCGAAGGCCAGAAGGTCACCTTCGACATCGCGCCGGGCCAGAAGGGCCCGACGGCCGAGAACATCGTTCTCGCCTGACGCTGACGCGCACTTTGTAGCTGGGGCCCGCATCCCTCGGGGTGCGGGCCCCAGCTGCGGGCATTTCCCGCAGTGGTGCCACCTGTGGGACAACACCGCCCCTTCCTCAGGGATGCGCGCCTCTACGGAGCTGCACCCGTCGACGTCCGGGATTTCACGTCCACATGACGTCACCCATTTCATTGCCTGCACCCCGCACCGGATTCACTGCAAACCAGATTCGCATTCTATTCGGCCCGTTCTTGTGATTCCCCGCGCTGCTCTTCCGCTGCGGGAATTCCTTGATACGTGCCGTATCAAGGAAGGTTCTCAATGAACCCCACACGTACGAACGGCCGCTCCTCCCGCCCCCGCCGCACCGACGGCCCCGCTTTCGGCTCCGGCGCCCGTTCGGGGCGGGGCGGCCGCTTCGGCTCGCCCGCCCCGAGCCGTTCAGGGGGTCCGAGCCGCTCTGGCGGCCACGGCCGGCGGCCCGCAGCGGTCCAGGGCGAGTTCGCCCTGCCGGAGACGATCACTCCCGCGCTGCCCGCGGTCGAGGCGTTCGCGGACCTCGACATGCCCGAGCAGTTGCTGGCCGCGCTCACCGCGCAAGGCGTGAGCGTCCCGTTCCCGATCCAGGGCGCGACCCTGCCCAACACCCTC
This portion of the Streptomyces sp. NBC_01750 genome encodes:
- a CDS encoding MerR family transcriptional regulator, translated to MTADDSFGRLDDDDYPAYTMGRAAEMLGTTQGFLRALGEARLITPLRSAGGHRRYSRYQLRIAARARELVDQGTPIEAACRIVILEDQLEEAQRINAEYRRAAESVNSPPAV
- a CDS encoding cold-shock protein; translation: MASGTVKWFNAAKGFGFIEQDGGGPDVFAHFSNIAAQGFRELLEGQKVTFDIAPGQKGPTAENIVLA